ggagggagtatatactaatagtataaatatatataatataaaattaatagaatatatataatatttattatataaaaatatattaaaagaatatatattatatatatgatataatatactaaattaataggataaaaatatataataatatatttaaaatataattcggtttttcggtttttttttccacccaaaccgaaccgaaccgaaccgaaccgaaaaaccgaaatttttgtatttttaaaaccgaaccgaaccgaaaaaacgaaaaaaccaaaccgaatttcaaattttcggtttggttcggtttggatattcgggtttcggttattttgctcacccctatattttacttttcacataaatggtaagtatatcaaataaaattaccaTGCACGCATATATTGAGCTAAAGATTGGCGAGCATATATGTGTAGGCTTCTCCTTTGGTATTAAGAGCATGAATAACCCTGGCCCGGATTTGGGCCGCAAGTCCCCTCCACATCATCATTCCCTCAAATTAGGGGTTCCAGGCCACAACTCATCTAACACCGCAGGCCACAACTCAGGCCACAACTATTCATCTGCACTATtcacaacatattttaatcgtaaaatagaatacgttgaacaattaaaaccgagaaaattcattgttcagtcggaaaatagaaaattacaacattgaaatttaaaaattcgaaaaaaaaaatttaaaacataaagtCAATTGCGGttccaaatttcttcaattagaTCCGCTTGGAGGCGTGTGTGTTGATCTTCTTGGCGCATTGCCGCTGAACGGGCCATGACATTGCGCACGTCGGGAGGAACACCTTGCACGATCGGATCGGTGACAGTGTAGCTACTGCTGGCGCTGACGAGCGGATCGTCGCTCCAGTCAGTGGCGTTGTCTCCCTCGTCCTCAacgatcatgttatgcattatgatacatgcatacatgatgtcggcgatTAGCGGACGGTGCCAACCACGGGCCGGTCCCTTCACTATAGCCCAACGTGATTGGAGAActccaaatgcgcgctccacatCTTTCCGAGCCGCCTCTTGCTTTTTGGCAAACAACTTCCTCCTATCCGTAGTCGGACATGTGATGGTCTTCACGAACACGGGCCATCTAGGGTAGATCCCGTCTGCCAGATAGTACCCCATAGTGTACCGACGGTGGTTGGCCGTGAACTCTACGGTAGGCGCTCGCCCGGCACACAAGTCGTTGAACAATGGAGACCCGTTCAACAcattgaggtcgttgttcgacccagCGACTCCAAAGtaggcatgccagatccacaacCGTTGGTCGGCAACGGCCTCCAACACAATCGTTGGATGCGAGCCCTTATGCCCGCTAGTGAATGCTTCTCTCCAAGCCAttggacaattcttccacGGCCAGTGCATACAGTCGATGCTGCCCAGCATCCCCGGGAAGCCGTGCCTCTCCTCGTGCATTCGCACCAATCTGCGAACATCGTCGGACGTTGGCTTTCTCAAGTATGTGTCCTTGAATGCTTCGATCACTGCCCGACAGAATTTGGCTAGGCAAGCGCGTCCAGTATGCTCGCTCACATGGAGGTACTCATCAAACATATCTGCAGCTGTTCCGTAAGCGAGTTGGCGGAGGGCGGATGTGCATTTCTGTAAAGTCGATATACTTTGCCGCCCGACAGCATCGAAGGTTTGCATAAAGTACGCGTCACGAGCCACAACTGCGTTGACAATGCGCAAGAACACATTCCTCCGCATCCGGAACCGGCGACGGAACATCTGATCACTCCATCGAGGATCTGCAGAGAAATAATCCATGAAAAGCCGCAAACCAGCTTGTTCACGGTCTCGGTGGATATACATCCGAGTACGCGGTACCCGGTCGTGTTGCTCGTTCCACGCTTGGATAGCAGCTTGATAGCGTTCCACCTCGTTGTTGATTTCTTCTTGGATTGCGGGCATCGCCGTCTCTAACATTCGAGCCATTTGAGCTTCGATTGCTCGTTGGCCTTCACGCCGAGGATtcatttttcgaattttatgGTGAGTGAGAGGGAATGAAGTTGAAGTGATTTGAAAATGGATGGAAGagtgatatttatatattcattttcgaatttaaaaaaaaaaaaacggagGGGACTTGCGGCCCGGCCCGAACGCAAATAACGCCGGGACGGGCCGCAACCGATGCGGCCCGGGCACGCATATCGCCGGCCTGGACGTGACGGAGGGAGAGGCCCCGGGACGCAACTGCGTCCTCGGGACCGGCCTGGGCCGAGCCGCATCGTCGTCCAACGCTAAACACGGGCCGGGACTCGCGAGTT
The genomic region above belongs to Salvia hispanica cultivar TCC Black 2014 chromosome 3, UniMelb_Shisp_WGS_1.0, whole genome shotgun sequence and contains:
- the LOC125210119 gene encoding protein ALP1-like, producing the protein MNPRREGQRAIEAQMARMLETAMPAIQEEINNEVERYQAAIQAWNEQHDRVPRTRMYIHRDREQAGLRLFMDYFSADPRWSDQMFRRRFRMRRNVFLRIVNAVVARDAYFMQTFDAVGRQSISTLQKCTSALRQLAYGTAADMFDEYLHVSEHTGRACLAKFCRAVIEAFKDTYLRKPTSDDVRRLVRMHEERHGFPGMLGSIDCMHWPWKNCPMAWREAFTSGHKGSHPTIVLEAVADQRLWIWHAYFGVAGSNNDLNVLNGSPLFNDLCAGRAPTVEFTANHRRYTMGYYLADGIYPRWPVFVKTITCPTTDRRKLFAKKQEAARKDVERAFGVLQSRWAIVKGPARGWHRPLIADIMYACIIMHNMIVEDEGDNATDWSDDPLVSASSSYTVTDPIVQGVPPDVRNVMARSAAMRQEDQHTRLQADLIEEIWNRN